The Aythya fuligula isolate bAytFul2 chromosome 7, bAytFul2.pri, whole genome shotgun sequence genome has a window encoding:
- the NOLC1 gene encoding nucleolar and coiled-body phosphoprotein 1 isoform X2 codes for MAARRAVPSDLFPLVLGFLREHRFEAAARAFAREAAAKEQDPNHASLLDIFSYWLQSPAAKKRKLVPNGARAKGKAASSSEESSSEEEEDEAPPAKKPANATAVTKAKAVPSAKKAESSSEDSSDDSDSEEEEKPAKKGAKPAAKPAAKPAVTKTQPQKKAESSSSDSSSSEEEAAAPKKEPPKKEPPKPATPKAGSKAAQATTKVVNGKAPSSSSSSSSEDSDEEKAAPKKVVPKKPLPKPVATQACPGKNKPAPAKESSSSEDSSDSSDDEKAPAKKKPKSGQYSAVPPPQAAQTKKGLTKAPVKKADSSDSSDSSDEAEQVPPKGGTGKAAVAKTTPVPQNKAVTTKKAESSSDSDSDSSSEDEKKVVSKPPAKQPLVKNASKPAKAAVKPGQAKKDSSSSSESSDSDSSHKKTPVKPTAKAATPAAKKPQPVAKKAQSSSDSDSSSSSSEDEKKKKAPPAKSAVKATKPVSKPTPAPKKASSSDSESSSSEEEKKPAAKPASKSPGAAKATVGKKTAASSSSSSSSDSSSEEDEKPKKAGKGAQNSSQTTPSTEKAKVSTPTANNAKSKPADDSSSSSESSSEEEKGKANGGSFSFSTCKRRRN; via the exons ATGGCGGCGCGGCGCGCGGTGCCCAGCGACCTGTTCCCGCTGGTGCTCGGCTTCCTGCGCGAGCACCGCTTCGAGGCGGCCGCGCGCGCCTTCgcccgggaggcggcggcg AAGGAGCAGGACCCCAACCACGCCTCGCTGCTGGACATCTTCAGCTACTGGCTGCA GTCGCCCGCCGCCAAGAAAAGGAAACTCGTCCCCAACGGAGCCCGCGCCAAGGGGAAGGCGGCCTCCAGCAGCGAGGAGAGCTccagtgaggaggaggaggacgaggcgCCCCCGGCCAAGAAGCCAG CTAATGCAACAGCTGTCACCAAGGCAAAAGCAGTTCCTTCAGCcaagaaggcagaaagcagcagcgAGGACTCCAGTGATGATTCAGactcagaggaggaggagaagccagCAAAG aAAGGTGCAAAACCTGCAGCAAAACCTGCAGCAAAACCAGCTGTAACCAAAACCCAGcctcagaagaaagcagagagctcCAGCTCTGACTCGAGCAGCTcagaagaagaagcagcagcaccaaaaaAAGAGCCACCAAAAAAAGAGCCACCAAAACCAGCAACACCTAAAGCAG GAAGTAAAGCTGCTCAGGCAACCACCAAGGTGGTCAATGGAAAagcaccaagcagcagcagtagcagcagtagTGAAGATTCTGATGAGGAAAAAGCTGCACCGAAGAAG GTTGTTCCCAAGAAACCTCTGCCCAAACCTGTAGCCACGCAGGCATgtccaggaaaaaacaaacctgccCCTGCCAAGGAAAGTTCCAGTAGTGAAGACTCTTCTGACAGCTCAGATGATGAAAAGgcacctgcaaaaaaaaagcctaagtCTG GTCAGTACAGTGCTGTACCACCTCCTCAAGCTGCGCAGACAAAGAAAGGCCTTACCAAGGCTCCAGTGAAGAAGGCTGACAGCAGTGACTCCTCAGACAGTAGCGATGAGGCAGAGCAGGTGCCCCCAAAGGGAGGAACAG GCAAAGCAGCAGTAGCCAAAACAACCCCTGTCccacaaaacaaagctgtgaCTACCAAGAAGGCGGAATCCAGTTCAGACAGTGATTCAG ATTCTAGCTCTGAAGATGAGAAGAAGGTAGTGAGTAAGCCCCCAGCTAAACAACCTCTGGTAAAGAACGCTTCCAAACCAGCAAAAGCAGCTGTCAAGCCTGGACAAGCAAAGAAGGactccagctcctcctcagaGAGCTCAG ATTCTGATAGCTCTCACAAGAAGACCCCAGTGAAGCCCACAGCTAAAGCAGCAACCCCTGCGGCAAAGAAGCCACAACCTGTTGCAAAGAAAGCACAAAGTAGCTCTGATTCAGatagcagctccagcagctctgaggatgagaaaaagaagaaagcccCTCCAGCTAAATCAGCTGTCAAAGCGACTAAGCCAGTGTCCAAACCTACCCCAGCGCCcaaaaaagcaagcagttcTGACTCTGAGAGCTCAAGCagtgaggaggaaaagaagccaGCAGCGAAACCAGCCAGCAAATCTCCAGGGGCAGCAAAAGCAACTGTGGGGAAGAAGACAGCTGCTTCTAGCAGTAGTAGCAGCTCATCTGATAGTTCCAGTGAAGAGGATGAGAAACCCaaaaaggcagggaagggggcACAGAACAGTTCTCAGACCACTCCttccacagaaaaagcaaaagtatcTACACCAACAGCAAACAATGCGAAGTCTAAGCCAGCAGATGacagcagtagcagcagtgaaagcagctctgaagaggagaagggaaaagcaaatggAG gCAGCTTCTCCTTTTCGACGTgtaagagaagaagaaattga
- the NOLC1 gene encoding nucleolar and coiled-body phosphoprotein 1 isoform X1, which produces MAARRAVPSDLFPLVLGFLREHRFEAAARAFAREAAAKEQDPNHASLLDIFSYWLQSPAAKKRKLVPNGARAKGKAASSSEESSSEEEEDEAPPAKKPANATAVTKAKAVPSAKKAESSSEDSSDDSDSEEEEKPAKKGAKPAAKPAAKPAVTKTQPQKKAESSSSDSSSSEEEAAAPKKEPPKKEPPKPATPKAGSKAAQATTKVVNGKAPSSSSSSSSEDSDEEKAAPKKVVPKKPLPKPVATQACPGKNKPAPAKESSSSEDSSDSSDDEKAPAKKKPKSGQYSAVPPPQAAQTKKGLTKAPVKKADSSDSSDSSDEAEQVPPKGGTGKAAVAKTTPVPQNKAVTTKKAESSSDSDSDSSSEDEKKVVSKPPAKQPLVKNASKPAKAAVKPGQAKKDSSSSSESSDSDSSHKKTPVKPTAKAATPAAKKPQPVAKKAQSSSDSDSSSSSSEDEKKKKAPPAKSAVKATKPVSKPTPAPKKASSSDSESSSSEEEKKPAAKPASKSPGAAKATVGKKTAASSSSSSSSDSSSEEDEKPKKAGKGAQNSSQTTPSTEKAKVSTPTANNAKSKPADDSSSSSESSSEEEKGKANGGMIRKKRKREDVEESETPDSKKAKIKTKTPHTVPKVKRAASPFRRVREEEIEVDARVADNSFDAKKGAAGDWGEKANNILKFTKGKSFRHEKTKKKRGSYCGGTISTQVNSVKFESD; this is translated from the exons ATGGCGGCGCGGCGCGCGGTGCCCAGCGACCTGTTCCCGCTGGTGCTCGGCTTCCTGCGCGAGCACCGCTTCGAGGCGGCCGCGCGCGCCTTCgcccgggaggcggcggcg AAGGAGCAGGACCCCAACCACGCCTCGCTGCTGGACATCTTCAGCTACTGGCTGCA GTCGCCCGCCGCCAAGAAAAGGAAACTCGTCCCCAACGGAGCCCGCGCCAAGGGGAAGGCGGCCTCCAGCAGCGAGGAGAGCTccagtgaggaggaggaggacgaggcgCCCCCGGCCAAGAAGCCAG CTAATGCAACAGCTGTCACCAAGGCAAAAGCAGTTCCTTCAGCcaagaaggcagaaagcagcagcgAGGACTCCAGTGATGATTCAGactcagaggaggaggagaagccagCAAAG aAAGGTGCAAAACCTGCAGCAAAACCTGCAGCAAAACCAGCTGTAACCAAAACCCAGcctcagaagaaagcagagagctcCAGCTCTGACTCGAGCAGCTcagaagaagaagcagcagcaccaaaaaAAGAGCCACCAAAAAAAGAGCCACCAAAACCAGCAACACCTAAAGCAG GAAGTAAAGCTGCTCAGGCAACCACCAAGGTGGTCAATGGAAAagcaccaagcagcagcagtagcagcagtagTGAAGATTCTGATGAGGAAAAAGCTGCACCGAAGAAG GTTGTTCCCAAGAAACCTCTGCCCAAACCTGTAGCCACGCAGGCATgtccaggaaaaaacaaacctgccCCTGCCAAGGAAAGTTCCAGTAGTGAAGACTCTTCTGACAGCTCAGATGATGAAAAGgcacctgcaaaaaaaaagcctaagtCTG GTCAGTACAGTGCTGTACCACCTCCTCAAGCTGCGCAGACAAAGAAAGGCCTTACCAAGGCTCCAGTGAAGAAGGCTGACAGCAGTGACTCCTCAGACAGTAGCGATGAGGCAGAGCAGGTGCCCCCAAAGGGAGGAACAG GCAAAGCAGCAGTAGCCAAAACAACCCCTGTCccacaaaacaaagctgtgaCTACCAAGAAGGCGGAATCCAGTTCAGACAGTGATTCAG ATTCTAGCTCTGAAGATGAGAAGAAGGTAGTGAGTAAGCCCCCAGCTAAACAACCTCTGGTAAAGAACGCTTCCAAACCAGCAAAAGCAGCTGTCAAGCCTGGACAAGCAAAGAAGGactccagctcctcctcagaGAGCTCAG ATTCTGATAGCTCTCACAAGAAGACCCCAGTGAAGCCCACAGCTAAAGCAGCAACCCCTGCGGCAAAGAAGCCACAACCTGTTGCAAAGAAAGCACAAAGTAGCTCTGATTCAGatagcagctccagcagctctgaggatgagaaaaagaagaaagcccCTCCAGCTAAATCAGCTGTCAAAGCGACTAAGCCAGTGTCCAAACCTACCCCAGCGCCcaaaaaagcaagcagttcTGACTCTGAGAGCTCAAGCagtgaggaggaaaagaagccaGCAGCGAAACCAGCCAGCAAATCTCCAGGGGCAGCAAAAGCAACTGTGGGGAAGAAGACAGCTGCTTCTAGCAGTAGTAGCAGCTCATCTGATAGTTCCAGTGAAGAGGATGAGAAACCCaaaaaggcagggaagggggcACAGAACAGTTCTCAGACCACTCCttccacagaaaaagcaaaagtatcTACACCAACAGCAAACAATGCGAAGTCTAAGCCAGCAGATGacagcagtagcagcagtgaaagcagctctgaagaggagaagggaaaagcaaatggAG GCATGATCAGGAAGAAACGGAAGAGGGAAGATGTTGAGGAGTCAGAGACACCAGACAGTAAAAAGGCAaagatcaaaaccaaaacaccacACACCGTTCCTAAGGTGAAACGG gCAGCTTCTCCTTTTCGACGTgtaagagaagaagaaattgaaGTGGATGCCCGCGTTGCTGATAACTCATTTGATGCAAAG AAAGGAGCAGCTGGTGACTGGGGAGAAAAGGCTAACAATATCCTGAAATTCACTAAGGGCAAATCTTTTCGTCATGAGAAGACTAAGAAAAAACGAGGCAGCTACTGTGGAGGCACTATATCAACTCAAGTCAATTCAGTCAAGTTTGAAAGTGACTGA